The DNA window aaggcagtagctatgatttggttggtggtcaaaatgcagcttctcgttgagcagcacacgtacgtgtgttctgctctgtggcttagacacgtctggctttaagaaaaactgtgacacccatatttataggttttagcattaatgttgattcgcattaaaagtagtttttgaactttttaaacaagttttacatagcaaacaaggtatcaatagcaagcgttgaatgttttcctttcgatttatgaaacaataaaagTAATTtctttagtaggagaaaagttattaaggttcaaagtgtacgtaacgcatctgttttgaaaattttgaaatgacacccagtataataaagaaagacgtaagtcctacgtcaaaaccgGGATACTGGCAGCCATGCTAACCAACCAGCTACTAAAAGTAAGAAGAAGCTTGTTTTTGACACTTTCCAATGTTAATAATCTGTCAGGTCAAAAGAGTTGCACTTTTGATTCATCACACTTTCATACTGTGCAGTTCGATTTAGCGGGAACTTTGCAATACAACATTCCTATTATGTACCAGACAtgacctacccatctttttgcACATGCGAGTGAAAAAAGATGCTTTTACAATCTGTTGCTCATATAGGTTTTTTCACATTCTTCATGCCAGTTGCTAAGAAAATTGATATCTTCCAACCATATATCGAGCGAAGATAGGTACAACATTTTTTCTTTACTATCCCTTAACTTGTCCATAATTTCTGTTTCTTTACGTTTTCACTTTGCGTCGGACTCGAAGCCCGTACATAAATAAACTCTTCTTATAAAATCCAGCTGGTGATTAAATTGATTTCGAACAAGATGCGTCATCAAAGAATCCGACTTCccgtttaaaatcatacacatttAACTCGGTCGCACCATATCTGATCTTTTATCAgatcaaaaataaaccgttaagtATTCTAAATATTTCGAAAGAACTGGCACAGAAATGTTCAACCGTGACAGATATTTCGAAAGTTTGCCCTGATAAGCTCAGAAGGGTGAAATTCTGTTTTACGCAAGCAAATGATGTTACTGGCTGTAAGCTTTTTACGAAGGGCTACCGTTTTTACATACCCGCACTTAACGTTGAGATCGACGGCCTGCTCCACGCATTATGCATTACACTGAACACAAACGAGTGGGCCCTTGCTCCAATAGGCACCCGATGTGTCAAGTGCACAGAAAATAATTAGAATGACTCTTTGTATTGGGGATGCTGAAAAGTGTGCCTATTGTGGGAAGAGTCCACATGGTCTGTTaccatgccccgcgtacaaccAGCTCCTGGTGAATCTGAAGTGTTCTCTAAAAAGATACTATAATCACTATTTGCAGAAATACCAAAGAGAGCTACGCCACTCACTACGGCAAATCATTATGCTATCTTGGCTTAGGAAGAGCGCTGCTCTGCCAGGCCCCTTGTAAGGTCATCCGTAACTGCTTCTAAAAACTATAGGCTAATGAAATTTGTTGTAAAGGCTAAAATATTTCTCTTGAGAAAAAGCCGAAGCAAACAGCCACTGGTCTTAGGAATTTGAGATCAAACAAGGAGTTTCTAGCGCTTCCATCAACACCAAAAATCTTAAATGGTGTAACATTTCACTCAGAGATTCAAATTAGTGCAGGACTGGTTAGGTTTACACATTACAATTtcttgtattttgtttcagcaaaatattttgctgaaacTTTTCAGCAAAACTGGATTTGCTAAGAGTTCAGTTATGTATGTTTTGTTTCGCTTATTTTTAGTAAAGCCCATTATTgtaccgaaaatcagcaaatctATAGAATTTGATCGCTGAAACAATCAGCGAAAGAATGGTAATTTTGCTAAGTTCCAGCGAATCAAACTGACAGTTCAGAAAATTTTGACAGCTTTGAATTGCTGTaatttcagcgaaatattttttgctggaAGTATTGCTGATATTTCTGCAAGGCAATAATAAGCAAAATTTTGCCGGTATTCGGCAATCAAAATTTGGTGTGTAGATAACTTTGTGTTACTGCTGAATGGGACTGGCAGGGCCGTAGGGTAATCGTCTGTTATCTTTGGTTGAGTACCAGTTTTGCCCTCCTTTGTTGTTTACATTTCTTGTTTGGTTCGACTTTCGAATAATAGTTTAGCATGTACCCGAAAATGGCATTTAATTCGACTTATTTTCTGACTTATCCCACTTATCTTACAGAGCAGATCTAGATTTCTGCGCCGTCGGCGGGAGCCAACCTGGCCAACCGCACGCCACGGGCCTGAATATCccgcaaatattcaaaatctcCACTCCCTTCGATTTATCGAACGAATGTGGTTCGATCGAATCTAACACCCGATTTATTTGCATTGCCGTTATTGAAAATGCCAATCACATTCGTTCGAACACGTGATAAAAAAATAGATTATCTTCTTACCGCACCAACTGACCGTGCATCaacatgcttctcattcgactagcTAGCGATGAATTAGGCACAAAAATATACGCGGGCCTTATATAACTTCCTAATATTTGATTAAGTCTCTTAGGTactccatattgacggctcgATCTGAAAAGGACTGAGCACATTAGAGTTTCTACGTTGTTTccttaaattttatttaaatcagtttttcattttttattagtcATATATGTTTCTAACTTTAACACAAAATTAGCGCATATTTTTCCGTCTGATTAGTATAAACATtgtgttaattttgaaaaccgGTCTCTACATTGAAAGGTTGTCATGATATCCGTTCTTTCGATTAAACCTAATTTGACATTTTTGTTGGTTTAATTCTTTGTCGTGATTTCTAGAGTGGCtcgaatatgacatttttcagcacagcactttttgagtacTTTTTGTGGTACCAAACCCGGTATgcaaccaaccgctaccaaattttgcataggCATTTGAGACCaaaaaaggaactcaaaaagtgctgtgcccgctagtttgaatcattttgaagttttcccatgcaaccgcgagccactctagtgATTACCTTTAAGCTGTAGTACACTGAATTTGCGCAAAAATACTCCTTATTTGAAGCGGTACTTCATTCAAAGCACCACTTTTATTTTCTTGTGCCTGTTTCCGATCTTGTCGGGCATATGTTAGAATATTTGGAATTcagtagaaaaactctagaaagagaactgcgaagactccattttggatcgattgaattcgcgtttagctgtcaaaaaatgaatcgaatcgaacattgcctatccttataacattggacgtgttgccataccaTGCCGGGGCAtaagttgccaaaaatgctgtttttctctccgcagttctcctgctagagtttttctagaaaCTCTAACTTTGCACAAATTAACACTATAGTAAATAACCTCAAATAATAACCAcgtgtttttcttcttctactTTCCAGCGTTCCATCAAGGACATCCTGTGCACCCAGCAGCGAGAGTGCGCCATGGTAAGTCATAACTCTTTACTAAAACAACGACGCTAGCAGTGTCctttttccatctttccgatTCGCAATGACTCCCGGCTGCAAAACAACCTACCCCCCATTCAACTGCTACACCAATACACGTGTCCCCTTATAACTGGCAATAGCGGTACACCCAAAAACACTAGTGTCTACTACTCCACACACAAACAGGAAGCGGGCCAGGAAGGGAACATTGTTGTCGTTAACAGCTTCCTTTTCGCATTGAAGGTGGTTGTTTTAATTGAAAGAACGATGTTCTCGGTTGTGAGCTGCCCAAAGGACAACCAGCAGGACCCGATTATTTCCGGCACATCGAGTGTTGGCTGTTGTTGGGAGCTGGGAGGTGGGTTGCGTTTCGCTTCCGCTTGCGATGGCGTCCTACTACTGGGACTACTATTGGGAGCTCCGAATCTGTGCCAAAGGTTGTCCAGCAGCGATTACCGAAGGTGATAAGTGACCAGTTTCCGTTTGCTGGACGCCAGCTCTGACAGTGTACACACAAACACTTGAGAAGTGGGGAATCGAAACCAACCCGATTCCTAGTTGTGGTCCGGTGCGGtggtagtggccagtgctaaaCATGGTTCAATCTGTGCGGAGTGTGGAAGATTGAAGCAAGACTTGCAAAAGACCATTGAAAAGGCTTCGACATTGCTTGTTGTGTTGGAAAACTATAAAATAGGAACGGAAATTGGTGTGTTTTTACAATTCTGCTTTGGCACATTGAGCTCCGATATAGCCTGTGCTGCGAAAGCATTGATTCTGAAGGGAAGCAATTAAATGTGTTAGTTTTCCTTCCGGCAGAGGAAGCCTTCGTTACCGACCGCGTCTCGGATCTGGTCTGATGAGTGCCGAGTATCGAGTGAGTGGGAGATGACAATTACAGCACGTTTTTTGTATCTGTCCTGTTTTTCTCTTGTCGCCATTGCCCGAGCTAAGGGCAATATTTTTCTACATCTAATGGCGACACGCACCGATGCCGCCATGAGAGTGTCTCGGTTCATTTATTTTCCGTACACCCTATTTGGGTTCAGTCGGTTGTCGTAAACGAGACGAACTAAAAAGGGGGCGTTTGTCTGCATCGGACCTCTGTTGTCGTTGCCATCCACAGTAGCTGCGAATATGACTCCGTTCAAGGGCCAGCCATCGGACGCCACATCCAAAGCATATTTCGAGGAATGTTCGGTACACCTGCTTCTCAGGACCGCATGATGGGAAATTGGTTATCTTAATTTATCACCGTGTATCATCACTGCAGGAGCCGAAAAATATCTTCGTGGCCCAGTCCGGGGGTGAAACTGGATTTTAATTTTGGGAGCTAGTAAACAAATCTTGATCGACGCCGCCGCTGCCGCCGTCGTCGGTCGGACAAAACGAATGGTTGGATAATTTATTAGATGAACGTCTCCAGTCTCAGCCTGTGCCAGAGCTAGAACTCTGCAGTTGATTTTGATTACCTTTTTTCCCTTCGGCACTCTCGCCGGTTGGGTCTAGCAAGACCGCACCACAGAGAAGAATGGGTATACTTCACCTAAAACAAACGATTATTTGGCTTGGGAGGGTTTCGAAACGAGACATGCTACCTCAAGtatatgtcataaaaataaatgagACCAGCTCAAAGAACAACATACCAAAGACGGATAAAAATAAACACCGACAGATAAGGGAAGATTCTTTGGAACATAACCTGCCAGTGCCCTATTTATGACGGGTCATTTCGAAGAAAACGGTCCCTTCCCATCTGAACCTTTTCCCGTCCCCTTTCTTCCCCGTTCGTCAGAAGTTCTCTAACCGGTCCTTCTTTCTAGAGTGCTGGGACGTGTGCAACCGTAACCACCAGATCCGCAAAGAGAACGAATTGGCTCAGCGTTTACTGCTCAGTCTGAGCAGAATGGTACGCAATGAATCCGTCGTGACGGCCGACATCGAGTGGACCACACCGGAGGAACTGTTGGAGCATCAGCCCCACTCGGTTGTTCCGTCGCCGCTAGCGGCCAGCGAAAATGTAGAACGCTTGTCTAGAATCGCTCGGGACGATGCCAACCCGAGCTCATCCGTGTCCAAAATCATCCAAGCGCTCAGCCAAGCGTCGTCGCTCCTAGCGCCAGAAGCGAAAACGGTCACCAGCACCGAGCAGACCTTTCACCAGTGTCTTGTCTCGTGGGAAATCTCCGGGGGAGGCCTCACCGGTAACCTACTAACCGAAACTGCCAAAGTTGAGCTCTCCTTGTGGCCAAACACCAAATACCACGTGCACGTGACCTGTCGGAATAAGGTAAGACTAACTACCCCCAAAACGTTTCAGATATTTTATAACTCATCTATTCCCCAGGAAACCGACCAGCTCATCCGATCGCCCCCGCTGCTAATCGACACCAGCGAAGCAACGATCGTAAGTCTTCAGGGAACGACCACGCTGCGGCCTCTCTCGATCAACTCGGTAATCGAGGAGATCGACGTAGTGCAGGCGACATCGTTTACCAGCGTCGAAAGCTCCCCATCGCAGGACCAAacacaccagcagcagcagcaattgCGCCGTCCGCACCTGTGGCCCATCTACAGTTCCGAGCTGCCGGAAAACTCGAAAGAAATTCTCATCCTAGGTGTGTTTGTGGCTATCCTAGCGTTCGTGCTGATTGTGCTCACCGTTGTGATTCTGGTCCGGCGGAAACAGGATCAGATCGAAGATCGGGAACTGCTGATCGAAAGCGAGATTTTACCGAAGATCCTGCACGTTTGATAGGGAACcggtgacgacgacgacggcgacCGGATCCACAAATGTTCTTTGTAAATAGCTGTTTTTTAACTTTCGCTCCAGTCCCTacttaaattttaatttaatcttGAAGAAGATACGGTAGCTTCTTTCTAATCTCGTTCTATCCAGTTCTATTTGTAAATTATTGAGTTCCGTAGTTTTTATTAGGCTTTTCACTTTGTTAGTTATTGCGCTGTATTGGCTAAATAATAACATATGAATCAGTATGTAGTAAGTAGCAGTGGTataaaattaaacgaaaaaAAGATACTAGTCCTCGTATGTGTGAGAGCCGTGAACGAGAAAGTGACTGTGACAGAGAAGACATACTCAACCCGGAGCAGGTTCGATTAATAGGAATGGTTAACTTTATAGAAGTGATTGCGTGTAGTTAGGGCAAGCTAAAGGAAAAGAGCAAAAGAAAAGTTTATCAAAGTTACTAGGAAAAATTGCGCCAGCAAGTTTGAATAATACTGTAAAATAGtgcaacaaaataaaacaaaaaccaatCATTAATGTGTACATTGTGTAAAAAGACTGAAAAtactgtaaaataaaataattcgaaGTGAATAATctataaaaaaagaaaacaaaaccgaTTGTTCTGTTTTTATTCCCGTGTTTGAGAAACTCCAACGCAATAACTCCGAACTAAATTGGGTTTAATTGTGAAGTTGTTCGGCCTACACTTGCAATTTTGATTAAACAATGTCACAAAAGGTAAGTAGATTTGATTGCCAAAAAACTCCTTTGGCAAAATTTATGGTTTTTTTAATTGGACACTTTTCCTGCATTTTACTGCCAGTATCTCCACATTAGTTTGATTTATTGAAGGCAACTACATTCTTTGGCCTGTTTtttaatgtcgttttcgcttgaagcagaaactaactcagtttcggacctaactgctgtcaaaccgtttgtttgaagccagtttccaacctaggttatgcgccactgaactgaaaaccgggttgggttccaacctgcaatatatttcgggttcgctcacaccaccgctgtttggcgagaacccaactcagtttcattaaaaacgttcgtttgaagcaactaacctgggttagtttctaggttctcaatcgaaaacgacataagtcTCAGCATCGTtagttctagagaaaattttcaataggacgtaagtaacaatgagagattctctttgaggtcattctcttctgttaattactcggccatttcaacgtttactactctactctttgcataatattgtagtaaaaaccgtcggttttcgatatgtactggaaaattagtacaaagtgttgtaatgacgtcgtaataaacgaaagagaaagtaaacaaagagaggctctcaatgttacttacgtcctattgaaaattttctctagagttcatccacagacaaacagacgtaacagcttgaagaaaattctacaaaaatcatcgcccacggtatactagcgacatctgttgaacacattgcacaaaatgggtttctggcaaccatagcaaataaatttttttcatccGAAATCCTGGCAACAATGCCCACACCACTTGTCAAATGCAAGATGATAAATGAAAGGTAAGCATTGTGGCAGTTGTTAAATTTGAagagcgaaatagaaaaatcgGCTATGTTATGTACTTCAATTCGCCATGGGATAATGATTGCAATTGGCAGATTTAAAGAATGTAGAGTAACGACTGCATTTTTAAAACTCAACATaaccatttattgttacggAAAATTAAGCAAcaccaacattatttttcttttcgtgCGAAGTAATCAATTCTAGTCCTTTTTTGGCTGATTCTTGTCTCTGTTTACTCTTTTTCGTCGCTTTTTTACCGTCACCGACCGGTATGCAATGATTTTTAACAATTCATGCCGTGGACACATGGACAGGAATACATTTTACGTTTGCGGATTATTTTAGTTTTGGTTTGCATTAAAGATGCTAAACGCCTTTAGagaaagactcgccatctctatcgtttgtttatctgtcagtgccattccaatcgagcaagaGACCTGTCAGAAGCACCAAATCCTAAAAATCACTTCGAATCCTTCTtgaacgagggccattgacaggtctcgtgttcGATTGGAATCGATAGAGATGGCAAGTTGTTATTTAGAGGGATTCAGTGTCGACAGTttgcataaaatgaaaatagCGGTACCAAATTTTTCTATGTATAatccgaggtgaagctcgaCCTTTTCCCATTCGGCTCTTTATGCTTATTTCCAGGGTCGCGGACGtcatgtttaattttacatgtataAAAGTAATACACTTAAAAGTGacgaatgttcccacctttctttccCTTCATCTTGATTTTCGGGTGGTGCGAAGTGACGCATTATGGCTATGTGTCAAAAACGCTTCACTAGCGCCACGCTCGGTGAGATGgcgcatttttcataatttaaatcgaccgttttttctgtgggcgatgaaaattcatctcgtgttacgtctgtttgtctgtggttcATCTCTAATTGCTTCAAATTGATGCAAACTCACGGTTGAAAAAATGTTATCGAAagcgattcataattccacggtTGCCAAGAAGAATTAGTATGCTTTTTCAAATTAGATTTAAGTAAACTTAGTAGTTTTCCATTGATCTAATAATTTAGTCTGTCTTTGGATTATGCATTTTACGTGTCTGAAAAGGTCCCTTTGTAAAGTTTTAAAGTGAGTTATTAAAAATAGTTGGTATGCAATCAGCAATTATATGGCAATCAAAACAGCTTGCCGACGGTACGGCATTCCATGATCCATCGTCGAATTACAGGTGAAAAAACGCAATCAATATTAGCCAAATGAATAACAACGAACTCGACTTtcacaaaattgtgtcgaatgGAATCGATTCTGTTCATTGTGGATcgttttagatgttggctttgaaatcatggcggcgtagcagatacctggtataaacaatttgttttcctcccactTCAAACGTCaaacggcacaataccaacgcagctggataagtatGATATAGtttctttactgacacagttaacctcacttttcttgaaaactcgctagtactgtttacatggacttagaaaaatttggtggacgactagattagctcgaagcaaatcgcaaagaatttttttaagtccatgtaaacagtaggggagactgaggagacttgatctccggggagacttgatcccatcattgtaactcaaaggcggatcagaatacattaatcgaatatactataaagttgcgtagttttatctaaacataaatttcattaacacagaaaaaagaaattggacttttatgtaaccgaatttttaccgatttaaaaaaaagtctcagaagaactgaagaagatttatttttcaaattttcaaacttttataaaattgataaaatcacccactacatactctaattttgcatacagaattacaggagaatgtcaattatatgaatacgttatgattgaactgattcttttgttcaactatatttttactaaagtttgctgaaatagatgctatgggttcacttgatcccttcaaattcgtggagatttgatcctcTTCGCCATAATTCATAcgcaccactgaaaataaccaaattcacaccagaacaattgaagtcattgttgtcataaaaaatgtcaaaaatgaacgcttcatcgtaaagaaacataactgtgattgtttactacagtatacgtagcaaccattcatcccacatttgacgttcctccaccataataaagacagctttcaaataattgcacggagatttggggaattcgtaaaaaatcaggtgagagatgcgtaatatgtagtaacaaaaataacaatatctaatcataacaatttaatcaatactacaatccatttataacattgaatgggaTAATGTATCCGTTTTTggcctattaagaagggtaccacattattactacaataattttattatttcagcttctttgatttgttattaaggtccattttttttatttcgattatagagg is part of the Topomyia yanbarensis strain Yona2022 chromosome 1, ASM3024719v1, whole genome shotgun sequence genome and encodes:
- the LOC131681623 gene encoding uncharacterized protein LOC131681623 — translated: MSSKSNSPWAILSVPCYLLVMLLCIHLASGDRRLQLKDGSSLEPVGDSELEASSGDKMSSTDSGPPHRFHAIFRGSPSAVASAETASEQLKQSPAAVAVQKMLASARGSRDRAASVNSTTNNGTNHKSRATTKLCREGCLEKRSIKDILCTQQRECAMCWDVCNRNHQIRKENELAQRLLLSLSRMVRNESVVTADIEWTTPEELLEHQPHSVVPSPLAASENVERLSRIARDDANPSSSVSKIIQALSQASSLLAPEAKTVTSTEQTFHQCLVSWEISGGGLTGNLLTETAKVELSLWPNTKYHVHVTCRNKETDQLIRSPPLLIDTSEATIVSLQGTTTLRPLSINSVIEEIDVVQATSFTSVESSPSQDQTHQQQQQLRRPHLWPIYSSELPENSKEILILGVFVAILAFVLIVLTVVILVRRKQDQIEDRELLIESEILPKILHV